The stretch of DNA CACTAATTTGGCTAAGCGATGAACCAGGGTATTGGTTTTTCCGGTACCTGCCCCGGCTATCAGAAGCACGGGGCCTTCCGTGGTCTCTACCGCTTCCTTTTGCTTTTCGTTTAGATTCTCGAGAACGGTCATCGACGAATCAATGGTGGTGGTGTCCCCCCTCGCCATGAACGTGCCCGTGAGTGATCTCCTCGTCAGTCGCTTCCCGGGTATTTACGATCTGAACATCGAAAACTAGATCGACTCCCGCTAAAGGATGGTTTCCATCGACTATGATACTTTCGCCTTTAATTTCCGTAATGGTATACACCGTATCGGGCTCGTCGGTTTGAAACATCATTCCGACCGTGAGTTCTTCGTCCTGGGGAAATTGACTTTTCGGAACATCGAAAACTAATTCCGGGTTCTTTTTGCCGTAACCTCGATCCGCGTCGACCGATATGACCTTCTTATCGCCTGTTTTTAGTTGTTTGATCTCTTCCTCTAAGCCCGCTATAATTTGCCCGACACCTTCTAGATAAGAGAGTGGGTGACTTCCTTCCGAAGAATCAATTAGGTTTCCCTGATTATCCTTTAAAGTATAGTGAAAAGTAACGACTCTAGGATTCATGAGATCAGGCTCCATTTTCGGGTTATTCCCCAGGATCGGGATAGGAAGGAAAGGTTCCGGTACCGTCTAATGGGGTAGTTTATTCCTAGACGGTTGATGGACAATCAGATTTTTCGTCCGTTATCAAAAGTCGTACGAAATTTCCACTCCAAAGTTTTCAAAATCCTTGATGAATTGTTCGACTCGATTGGCCAAAAAGAACCAGGAATCGCGGTGAATGATGTCGTTTAGAAAACTCAGGAAACGATTTGTACAACGAGCGGAGAAAACCGGGTCTCCCGTGTAGTTCAATAGAATCGTGTAGGAAAGATAGCGCAGAACTCTGTCTTGAGCCGGAAGTTCCTGTAACCCCGAAATATTCGGTTCTTGCAATATTAGTCGAACCTTGGAATTACCCTCCGTTACATAGAGGTTATAATCTATCGAGTTAGGAACTCTTTCGGCTGAATAAACCTTCATTTTACCGGACCCATTAATTTCTATTCTAGACGGAAGCCTAAAATCGAGTATTTGTATGGAACAAAAACCGGTTTCCATTTAGCAATAACCGCAGAAAAAGTCAACGGTAAAGACTGAAGATTGCCATCCAGAGGCCATAAAATGTTAAAAGAAAGTGAATCTAGAGGGAGACGACTTGGAAATTCATTGTTAGTTCCTTTCTTCTTTTGTCGTCTAAGATTCGACCTTCCGGATTTTCAAAACAAATTCAATAGACACTAGCGAATCTTTTTGGGTTGCGATTTGAAAATACAGGGAGCTTATTGAAGGAAGGAATTTTATAACCTGTTCTTCTTATACAGAGATCGCGGCGTAAAGGAATTCGGTTTTTATTCAGGAAAATAGCGAGCTGCACCGCTCTCAATTTAAGTAAAATCGAATGGATGGGTACGGAAAAAAAAGACCATTCGATTCGATTTAGGAAACACGAAACCATTTCCAAATAAATGCAACACGATCCGCATTGCATCGCTCGTTAGAAATGGTTTCGATCCATCGTTTAGTTTTGCTCTACGCCGATCCGAGTCGCTGCCAGATAGCCTTCGAGCATTGCGCGTTTTGCGTCGATTCCGGAGGCGTCTTTTGCTCCGCCGATTAGGTAACTAGGAATGGACGGCCTGTCTTTGCGGAACGATTCGTAAAGGGAGGCATCACTGACCTGACCCGCACAGAGAATGATCGTATCGCATTCCAACGTCTTCTCGCCTTCCTTCTTGCTTTCGATCACCAAGCCTTTTTCATTCACCTCTTTATAGGTGAGGGATGAAAGAAATTCCACTCCTTTGGATTGAAGCTCCTGTAATAAGGCCCAAGAAGTAGTTTGTCCGAGCCCGGCTCCGACTTTTCCGTTTCGTCTTAGGATGGATACTTTGCGGTCGGATTTTTCCGGCAGAATATGGGCTTGCGTATATGATCCTACATTATAGCGATGAAAATAAGAAAGGATATCCGGATCTTTTTCCTCGGTCAATCTATGAGCGACGTCGACACCGATTCCTCCTCCTCCGATGATCGCCACGGATTTTCCCGGTTTAAAGGTTCCGTTTAGGAATTCCACATAACTGGCATGCGGTTTCTTTTCTAAACCGGGGAGTTTCAGATCCCGAGGCAAAACACCCGTCGCAAAGATAACCGCATCCGGTTTAAGAGACTCTAGGAGAGATAGGTCGGCTCGAGTATTCAGTCGAATATCCACTCCGAGCTTCGGTAGTTCGTTTTTAAAATAGCGAACAGTTTCAAAGAATTCGAATTTTCCCGGAATCGAAGCCGCGAGGTTTAGTTGTCCTCCCAGCTTATCAGAGGCTTCCAGTAAAATGACTTCGTGACCCCTTAGTGCGGCCACTCTAGCCGATTCCATTCCTCCCGGACCGGAACCGATAACGACGACTTTCTGTTTTTTAGCCTGCGGTAATTTTTTCCATTCCATCTCTCGGTTGGCGGATGGATTTACTAAACAAGACACCATTTCTTCCTTAAATGTGTGGTCTAAGCAAGCTTGGTTACACGCGACACAGGTATTTACTCTCTCGGTTTCATTCGCCTTGATTTTATTTACGATATCCGCATCCGCAAGAAAGGGACGTGCCATGCTCACGATATCGGCTTCGTTTGCCGAGAGAACCTGGACGATGGTCTCAGGCATATTGATTCTATTGGAGGCGATGATCGGAATTCCCGGAACGGATGCTTTTACTTTTCCCGCAATCTTAGCCCAAGCTCCTCTCGGAACTAATTGAGAAATCGTAGGAATTCTGGATTCGTGCCAACCGATTCCGATATTCAAAGCGTCCGCACCTGCCGCTTTGAGTTCGTTTCCTAAGGCGACGACTTCTTCAAACGTAGGATTTCCTGGAATGAGATCGATGCCGGACATACGAACGATGACCGGATACCCGGTTCCGACCTGCTTTCGAACTTCCTTCATTACTTCTATGGCAAATCTTCTTCTGTTTTCGGGAGACCCGCCGAACTCGTCGGTTCTCTTGTTCGTTACCTCCGAAAAGAACTGGTTTACTAGATATCCCTCCGACGCCATGATTTCCACTGCTCGGAATCCCACTTGTTTTGCCCGAAGAGCGGAAGAGCCAAAATCTCGAATCGTTCTCCAAGCATCTTCGGTCGACAATTCCTTGGGGATAAATCGATTAATCGGTGCTCTTAAGGGAGAAGGCGCTACAAGCTCTCTATGATAGGAATATCTACCGGCATGAAAGAGTTGGGCGCAAAAAATTCCCTGCGGTTTAAGCGCCAAGGCGACCCGTTCTAGTTCTTTGCAATCTTCCTCTTTTTGAAAATCGAAAAAGATATTCGAACCTTTTGCTTCCGCATTTACCGCGATTCCACCCGTAGTGATTAATCCGACCCCGCCTTCGAAACGTTTGCCGTAAAAAGCGGTCATTCGGTCCGCGGTTTGAGGTAGGCCTTCCAATCCTAAGTGCATTGAGCCCATTATGATTCGATTCGGAATCGTTTCCGATCCCAATGATATCGGACGAAAAATGGAGGAGGTGTCTAAAGAAGACATAGGGGAGTTCTCCTTACTCATTCAAAAACAGAACGAGTGTTCTACTTATGGAATATTTAATTGTGCAGAAATTCCGCAACGGTTTTTCTTTCTCGAAAAAACTCACCGAACGTCATTCGTTAGGAATTGCTGCGATTTGAAGGAATCTTAGCTTATTGAAAATCGATTTAAAGCGGAAATATAGGCTTGAGAGCAGGCTTCGATGATATCCGTCGAACTTCCTTTACCGACTACGCGCTCCCCATGCCTTTCTAAAGTTACCGATGCTTCCGCCAATGCGTCCTGTCCTTCGGTTACCGGAGAGATCACTAAACGGGAGAGCTGCGCGTCGGATACCGTTGCTTTCTGAATGGCCTTAAATATACAATCCACAGGACCGTCGCCGGTCGCAGATTCCTCCTTGCTATTCCCTCGAATGGAAAGACGTATACTTGCAGTAGGCGTGCTTTTGGTTCCGGTCGTTACATGAAAACTTTCTAATACGTATCTGTCCTCGGACGATTTTCTGGATTCATCCGCGAAGAGCGCGCGAATATCTTCGTCGAAAACTTCCTTCTTACGATCGGCGATTTCCAAGAACCGAAGATAAGCCGCTTCCAATTCGTCGGCCTGGGGATCAAAACCTAAACGA from Leptospira inadai serovar Lyme str. 10 encodes:
- a CDS encoding FAD-dependent oxidoreductase → MSSLDTSSIFRPISLGSETIPNRIIMGSMHLGLEGLPQTADRMTAFYGKRFEGGVGLITTGGIAVNAEAKGSNIFFDFQKEEDCKELERVALALKPQGIFCAQLFHAGRYSYHRELVAPSPLRAPINRFIPKELSTEDAWRTIRDFGSSALRAKQVGFRAVEIMASEGYLVNQFFSEVTNKRTDEFGGSPENRRRFAIEVMKEVRKQVGTGYPVIVRMSGIDLIPGNPTFEEVVALGNELKAAGADALNIGIGWHESRIPTISQLVPRGAWAKIAGKVKASVPGIPIIASNRINMPETIVQVLSANEADIVSMARPFLADADIVNKIKANETERVNTCVACNQACLDHTFKEEMVSCLVNPSANREMEWKKLPQAKKQKVVVIGSGPGGMESARVAALRGHEVILLEASDKLGGQLNLAASIPGKFEFFETVRYFKNELPKLGVDIRLNTRADLSLLESLKPDAVIFATGVLPRDLKLPGLEKKPHASYVEFLNGTFKPGKSVAIIGGGGIGVDVAHRLTEEKDPDILSYFHRYNVGSYTQAHILPEKSDRKVSILRRNGKVGAGLGQTTSWALLQELQSKGVEFLSSLTYKEVNEKGLVIESKKEGEKTLECDTIILCAGQVSDASLYESFRKDRPSIPSYLIGGAKDASGIDAKRAMLEGYLAATRIGVEQN
- a CDS encoding LIC14007 family protein, with protein sequence METGFCSIQILDFRLPSRIEINGSGKMKVYSAERVPNSIDYNLYVTEGNSKVRLILQEPNISGLQELPAQDRVLRYLSYTILLNYTGDPVFSARCTNRFLSFLNDIIHRDSWFFLANRVEQFIKDFENFGVEISYDF
- a CDS encoding FKBP-type peptidyl-prolyl cis-trans isomerase; its protein translation is MNPRVVTFHYTLKDNQGNLIDSSEGSHPLSYLEGVGQIIAGLEEEIKQLKTGDKKVISVDADRGYGKKNPELVFDVPKSQFPQDEELTVGMMFQTDEPDTVYTITEIKGESIIVDGNHPLAGVDLVFDVQIVNTREATDEEITHGHVHGEGGHHHH